The following proteins come from a genomic window of Coffea arabica cultivar ET-39 chromosome 11c, Coffea Arabica ET-39 HiFi, whole genome shotgun sequence:
- the LOC113715479 gene encoding uncharacterized protein isoform X1: MQLADTGNQYLTMMKVRMLNKKMSSVYSKLGKGKVINSALDGAILFPPMTFGKLEPGFQASNCSADAKVIISDLTFFLDKRCDRKLLSSNYLFLNPLPNEI, translated from the exons ATGCAACTAGCTGATACAGGAAATCAG TATTTAACAATGATGAAGGTGAGGATGCTGAACAAGAAGATGAGTTCCGTTTATTCTAAACTTGGCAAGGGGAAAGTAATCAATTCAGCTCTTGATGGAGCAATTCTGTTTCCTCCTATGacctttggaaaattggagccaGGATTCCAG GCTTCTAATTGTTCAGCTGATGCTAAGGTCATCATATCAGATTTGACATTCTTTTTGGATAAAAGGTGTGATCGGAAATTGCTCTCTTCAAACTATCTTTTCCTTAACCCTTTGCCTAATGAAATTTAG
- the LOC113715479 gene encoding uncharacterized protein isoform X2 — translation MQLADTGNQYLTMMKVRMLNKKMSSVYSKLGKGKVINSALDGAILFPPMTFGKLEPGFQASNCSADAKVIISDLTFFLDKRQQAA, via the exons ATGCAACTAGCTGATACAGGAAATCAG TATTTAACAATGATGAAGGTGAGGATGCTGAACAAGAAGATGAGTTCCGTTTATTCTAAACTTGGCAAGGGGAAAGTAATCAATTCAGCTCTTGATGGAGCAATTCTGTTTCCTCCTATGacctttggaaaattggagccaGGATTCCAG GCTTCTAATTGTTCAGCTGATGCTAAGGTCATCATATCAGATTTGACATTCTTTTTGGATAAAAG GCAACAAGCAGCATGA